The following are encoded in a window of Brettanomyces bruxellensis chromosome 9, complete sequence genomic DNA:
- a CDS encoding uncharacterized protein (BUSCO:EOG09264YIJ), producing the protein MIRTLFHHEKKLFHPYIHIIVSSWSRSIQRTLYLFRPNIVSIGQYRDISTVSRTTIKGNDKVLIESVTDSKTSLKGESRNSSTRQKKAKKKPKKTDNKPVSDENACLSLEKYLEDARLRSSSVNSTVFHGTFYELNFMEFLQKNFTVNRIIHQGGKDDKGIDIRATWYPMDNFGLISDKEPVKKFVKVNSISRVRPIALKKSKTVKLFIQCKSWKKSRIDAKLIREMNGTFTNTGRGDVGPSSNSRTRNFLMIVCPTGFTRQGRMDFDRSLLPLMFTKFSRAKICDLKKSPYDIKNYNKGQFESFYCNPMAAALLKGLNWSEFMKHLEVEQT; encoded by the coding sequence ATGATTCGTACTCTTTTTCACCATGAGAAAAAATTGTTCCATCCATATATACATATCATAGTTTCAAGTTGGTCGCGTTCTATTCAAAGGACTCTGTACTTATTTAGACCCAACATAGTATCAATTGGACAGTACCGTGACATTTCAACAGTTTCTCGGACAACGATAAAGGGCAATGATAAAGTATTAATCGAATCGGTGACAGATTCTAAGACGAGTTTGAAAGGGGAAAGCAGAAACAGTAGTACTCGacagaagaaagcaaagaagaagccaaaaaagACAGATAATAAGCCGGTATCCGATGAAAATGCATGCCTTAGTCTTGAAAAGTATCTCGAGGATGCAAGATTAAGAAGTTCATCAGTTAACTCTACCGTTTTTCATGGAACATTTTATGAGCTAAACTTTATGGAGTTTTTACAAAAAAACTTCACAGTTAACAGAATCATACACCAAGGAGGCAAGGATGATAAAGGCATAGATATTCGTGCTACCTGGTATCCCATGGATAACTTTGGATTGATATCTGACAAGGAGCCTGTAAAGAAGTTTGTGAAAGTTAACTCTATTAGTCGAGTTAGGCCAATTGCGctaaaaaagagcaaaacCGTGAAATTGTTCATTCAGTGCAAAAGctggaagaaaagcagaattgACGCAAAACTGATACGAGAAATGAATGGCACATTTACAAATACTGGAAGGGGGGATGTCGGGCCCAGTTCTAACTCTAGAACACGTAATTTTTTAATGATTGTGTGTCCTACTGGATTCACCCGACAGGGTAGGATGGACTTCGATCGCAGTTTATTACCCTTGATGTTCACGAAGTTCTCTAGGGCCAAAATCTGTGACTTAAAAAAATCACCATATGATATTAAAAACTACAACAAAGGGCAATTTGAAAGTTTTTACTGTAATCCCATGGCTGCCGCTTTGCTAAAAGGTCTTAACTGGTCAGAATTTATGAAGCATCTCGAAGTTGAACAAACTTAG
- a CDS encoding uncharacterized protein (BUSCO:EOG09263QUM) yields the protein MGHKRSKNQLRRVRAKRQKLAHKSANDVAKKTKSMTMTQGKQQHIGIIIENPKIEVVDDQSKKLGEFKEVFEKFHRLEERRNKGDTITPGNKKKEDMKTEITADNNLLPSKTEENEEDEPDIPDEDIEPAKKIGKLSKRQFRLKYGIPLEILKIESKNPELVESTDADSPDPRLLVYIKSQHNVIGIPPHWKSNKSLLKQRRTFEDNGPFELPKFIQDTGILEMRDSSGRDEDTSMKDRMRQRVQPKMGQLDLDFNKLYDAFFKYQTKPELLKYGQIYKDGMDISNLFEIERMSSYRPGKLSKKLKEALGMDIRSNSPPWAQRMKALGPPPSYPHMSANEEGEIIFDDVEDRGDGDSAQNTDLYCTLENDMTDDQQTSDSDSSVEEQSDEEEKEKNMYDASNGDVAINSYGHSRKSDSEATERKNGNTSKPEKLYRVLEEKRSGDHASIYGSDTHKYEY from the coding sequence ATGGGACATAAACGAAGTAAAAATCAGCTTCGACGTGTGAGGGCCAAAAGACAGAAGTTGGCACATAAAAGCGCCAATGATGTGgcgaagaaaacaaaatccATGACTATGACCCAAGGAAAACAGCAGCATATTGGAATCATTATTGAGAACCCTAAGATAGAGGTCGTTGACGATCAAAGCAAGAAATTAGGTGAATTTAaggaagtatttgaaaagtttcATCGACTTGAAGAGAGGAGAAATAAAGGCGATACTATCACACCaggaaacaagaaaaaggaggatATGAAGACCGAGATAACCGCAGACAACAACCTTCTTCCCTCaaaaacagaagaaaacGAAGAAGACGAACCAGATATACCGGATGAGGATATTGAGCCGgctaaaaaaattggaaaactGTCAAAACGGCAATTTAGATTAAAGTATGGCATACCACTTGAGATCCtgaaaattgaaagtaaaaatcCAGAATTAGTTGAATCAACTGATGCAGACTCTCCGGATCCCAGACTATTAGTATACATAAAGTCACAGCATAATGTGATAGGCATCCCACCGCATTGGAAGAGCAATAAGTCATTGCTCAAGCAAAGGAGAACATTTGAAGATAATGGACCATTTGAATTGCCAAAATTTATTCAGGACACAGGCATATTGGAAATGAGGGACTCTTCAGGGAGAGACGAAGATACAAGTATGAAGGACAGAATGAGACAACGGGTTCAACCCAAGATGGGTCAGCTCGACTTGGATTTTAACAAGCTTTACgatgcatttttcaaataccaAACAAAGCCTGAACTTTTGAAGTATGGCCAGATTTACAAAGATGGAATGGATATATCAAACCTTTTTGAGATTGAAAGGATGTCCAGTTACAGACCGGGTAAACTTAGTAAGAAGTTGAAAGAGGCCCTAGGCATGGACATTAGATCAAATAGTCCACCATGGGCACAAAGAATGAAAGCGCTAGGGCCACCTCCTAGTTATCCACACATGTCTGCaaatgaagaaggtgaaataatatttgaCGATGTTGAAGATAGGGGCGATGGAGACAGTGCACAAAATACTGATTTATACTGTACTCTTGAAAATGACATGACTGATGATCAGCAAACCTCCGACAGTGACTCATCTGTAGAAGAGCAATCAGAcgaagaagagaaggaaaagaacaTGTATGATGCATCCAATGGGGATGTTGCTATTAACAGTTATGGTCATAGTCGTAAGTCGGATTCGGAAGCGACGGAAAGAAAGAACGGCAATACATCTAAACCTGAAAAATTGTATAGAGTACTTGAGGAGAAACGTTCAGGTGATCATGCAAGCATTTACGGATCGGACACACATAAATATGAGTATTGA
- the NUO78 gene encoding NADH dehydrogenase (ubiquinone) 78K chain precursor, 5-prime end, with amino-acid sequence MLSARKFSSPLRRMFHTGVAAFKEVSLRIDDTPVTIEAGSSIIQAAEKAGIKIPRYCYHDKLQVAGNCRMCLVEVEHSRKMAAACAMPVAQGMHVLTNTKTVKKTREGITEFLLSNHPLDCPICDQGGECDLQEQTLRFGSDRGRFNEVTGKRAVENKAIGPLVKTSMNRCIHCTRCVRFLNEVAGAPEFGTTGRGNDLQIGTFVERNVNSELSGNIVDLCPVGALTSKPYAFKARPWELKKTETIDVMDALGSAIRVDARGSEVMRVLPRINEDINEDWISDRTRYSYDALKVQRLTRPLLRQGSSFVDATWDQALGYIAAEVGKISPAKNEVKAVAGPLADVESLVALKDLVNRLDSDNLAFDVNVQSTPSVDVRSNYLFNSTISGIDECDEMLIIGSNPRFEAAVLNSRIRKRWLNSDLEIFHVGEKFASTFDMTEYGVTGADLKRALAGLVGHKLSSASKPMIIVGSGVMENHDAAALEKIVRNFAKTYLNFNSPEWNGFNLLHREASRVGALDIGFVAPSKAVSETKPKVVILLGADEMSASSIPKDAFVIYVGHHGDLGASLADVVLPASAYTEKSAIYVNTEGRAQTTRAAVGPPGAAREDWKIFKAMSEYMGIGLPYENIHQLHSRLQTIAPHLLRFEELERTSPEIAKLGLDANSGRHRLTGAPLVNPITNYYFTDVISRNSKTMAQCVGSFGAKIDKVHDENAHAFLGVA; translated from the coding sequence ATGTTGTCCGCCAGGAAATTTAGTTCGCCTTTGCGCAGAATGTTTCACACAGGAGTTGCTGCCTTTAAGGAAGTTTCTTTACGTATTGATGACACACCAGTGACAATTGAAGCTGGATCATCTATCATTCAGGCGGCAGAAAAGGCAGGTATTAAAATTCCTCGATATTGTTATCATGATAAGCTCCAGGTTGCTGGTAACTGTCGTATGTGCCTGGTTGAGGTTGAACATTCTAGAAAAATGGCAGCAGCATGTGCCATGCCTGTCGCTCAGGGAATGCATGTTTTAACCAATACGAAAACTGTTAAGAAAACTCGTGAAGGTATAACCGAGTTTCTACTTTCTAATCATCCGTTGGATTGTCCAATCTGTGATCAGGGAGGAGAATGCGATCTTCAGGAACAGACTCTGCGTTTTGGCTCAGATAGAGGACGGTTCAACGAGGTTACAGGAAAAAGGGCTGTGGAAAATAAGGCTATCGGACCTTTAGTGAAGACTTCAATGAATAGATGTATTCACTGTACAAGATGTGTGAGATTCCTCAACGAGGTTGCCGGTGCCCCTGAATTTGGCACCACTGGTCGTGGTAATGATCTCCAAATTGGTACATTTGTCGAAAGAAATGTCAATTCTGAGTTGAGCGGTAATATTGTGGACTTGTGTCCAGTTGGTGCCCTCACTTCAAAGCCTTACGCATTTAAGGCTCGTCCCTGGGAGTTAAAGAAGACTGAGACTATTGATGTGATGGATGCATTAGGATCTGCCATCCGTGTTGATGCTAGAGGATCAGAAGTCATGAGAGTCTTGCCAAGAATTAATGAGGATATAAACGAAGATTGGATATCCGACCGGACAAGATACAGTTATGATGCCTTGAAGGTGCAGAGACTCACAAGGCCGCTACTTAGACAAGGTTCATCCTTTGTCGATGCAACTTGGGATCAGGCTTTAGGCTACATTGCTGCAGAAgtgggaaaaatttccccggCGAAGAATGAGGTTAAAGCTGTTGCAGGACCTCTTGCTGATGTTGAATCTTTAGTTGCTTTAAAGGATCTTGTAAACCGACTTGATTCTGATAACTTGGCATTCGATGTTAATGTACAATCGACGCCGTCTGTTGATGTCAGATCcaattatttattcaactCTACCATTTCAGGAATTGATGAGTGTGATGAGATGCTAATTATCGGATCTAATCCTAGGTTTGAAGCCGCTGTTCTCAATTCCAGGATTAGAAAACGTTGGTTGAACTCAGATTTGGAGATCTTTCACGTTGGAGAAAAGTTTGCATCGACTTTTGATATGACAGAGTATGGAGTTACGGGTGCCGATTTGAAGCGTGCTCTTGCTGGGCTTGTTGGTCATAAACTATCTTCTGCTTCCAAACCAATGATTATTGTTGGATCTGGTGTGATGGAAAATCATGATGCCGCAGCCCTTGAAAAGATTGTCAGAAACTTTGCGAAGACATATCTCAACTTCAACAGTCCAGAGTGGAACGGTTTTAACTTGTTACATCGTGAAGCTTCTAGGGTTGGAGCCTTGGATATTGGTTTTGTCGCACCATCAAAAGCAGTTAGTGAGACTAAGCCCAAGGTGGTGATTTTGCTTGGTGCTGATGAAATGTCAGCATCCTCCATTCCAAAAGATGCATTTGTGATCTACGTTGGTCATCATGGTGATTTGGGTGCATCTCTGGCTGATGTTGTTCTTCCAGCTTCTGCCTACACTGAAAAATCTGCAATTTATGTGAATACTGAAGGCCGTGCACAGACAACTAGGGCTGCGGTTGGTCCTCCAGGAGCTGCAAGAGAAGattggaaaattttcaaagctATGAGTGAATACATGGGCATTGGCCTTCCTTATGAAAATATACACCAGCTTCATTCAAGGCTTCAGACCATTGCACCACATCTATTGCGGTTTGAAGAATTGGAAAGAACATCGCCCGAGATTGCAAAGCTGGGTTTGGATGCCAACTCCGGTCGTCATAGACTCACTGGTGCACCTTTGGTCAACCCAATAACGAACTACTACTTTACAGATGTTATATCAAGAAACTCAAAGACTATGGCACAGTGTGTTGGAAGTTTTGGTGCCAAGATTGATAAGGTTCACGATGAGAATGCCCACGCTTTTCTAGGTGTTGCTtga